A portion of the Sulfuricurvum kujiense DSM 16994 genome contains these proteins:
- the soxY gene encoding thiosulfate oxidation carrier protein SoxY, which translates to MERRSFLKGFGAAAACAIALPHVASAAEEKKSGGPNEMNFETAVAAITGGKALTPSAKVKMEAPEIAENGAVVPVKVTVDSPMSAKEYVKAIHILASKNGNVRCANIYLTPANGEAYFGTRIKLGGTQDVVAIAEMSDGTFLSAKQNVKVTIGGCG; encoded by the coding sequence ATGGAAAGAAGATCATTTTTAAAAGGTTTTGGAGCAGCGGCAGCATGTGCGATTGCATTGCCTCATGTGGCTAGTGCGGCAGAAGAGAAAAAATCTGGCGGTCCGAATGAGATGAATTTTGAGACGGCAGTAGCGGCTATTACCGGCGGTAAAGCGTTAACTCCTTCTGCAAAAGTCAAAATGGAAGCACCTGAAATTGCAGAAAACGGTGCAGTTGTACCGGTTAAAGTAACCGTTGATAGCCCGATGAGCGCAAAAGAGTACGTGAAAGCGATTCATATTCTTGCATCGAAAAACGGAAATGTACGTTGTGCGAATATCTATCTAACACCGGCAAACGGCGAAGCCTATTTCGGTACTCGTATTAAACTCGGCGGAACACAGGATGTTGTAGCTATTGCCGAGATGAGCGACGGGACGTTTCTTAGTGCAAAGCAAAATGTAAAAGTCACCATCGGCGGATGCGGTTGA
- the soxZ gene encoding thiosulfate oxidation carrier complex protein SoxZ, with product MKTLIKIKPKDYKAGDIVKIDFMAMHPMETGMRKNKDTGALIPAEYIDEVKFMFNDTLITKMVIWESLSVNPLMSISFKVPGAGTLKVIAKDNKGQSVETTSAINPKG from the coding sequence ATGAAAACACTGATTAAAATCAAACCGAAAGATTATAAAGCGGGCGATATCGTTAAAATCGATTTTATGGCGATGCACCCGATGGAAACCGGTATGCGTAAAAACAAAGATACGGGAGCATTGATTCCGGCTGAATATATCGATGAAGTAAAATTTATGTTCAACGATACGTTGATTACCAAAATGGTGATCTGGGAATCTCTCTCGGTGAACCCTCTTATGAGTATCAGCTTTAAAGTACCGGGTGCGGGAACCCTAAAAGTTATTGCAAAAGATAACAAAGGGCAAAGTGTCGAAACGACCAGTGCCATTAATCCAAAAGGATAA
- the soxA gene encoding sulfur oxidation c-type cytochrome SoxA has protein sequence MRTLSITAALVCLAFLATANAEEKLSMSDADKKMYAELLESNPAEMDVAEGEQLFGELIGNANYAKMLGVKEKDLPKFIAGFPRYLEPAKRVVTIAQSIQMAAAANDKPVPKLESNEMVKMSAYVKSIANGQKTNIDVKANKHMVEMMKLGQQVFEERRGGRGLSCNNCHSADIVGQRLRMQPLPDLGAKETAAAGTWPAYRMTQSQMVTLDKRMQQCMKNALLAEIPLGSKEIVALEVFVTNKTKGNNISVPSVKR, from the coding sequence ATGCGTACGTTATCAATCACGGCTGCATTAGTGTGTTTAGCATTTTTAGCGACGGCGAATGCGGAAGAAAAGCTTAGCATGTCGGATGCGGACAAAAAAATGTATGCCGAGCTTTTGGAAAGCAACCCAGCTGAAATGGATGTAGCCGAGGGGGAGCAACTCTTCGGTGAACTTATCGGGAATGCGAACTATGCCAAAATGCTGGGAGTCAAAGAGAAAGATCTTCCGAAATTCATCGCAGGATTTCCTCGTTACCTTGAGCCGGCTAAAAGAGTAGTGACGATAGCACAGAGTATCCAAATGGCAGCTGCTGCAAATGACAAACCGGTTCCTAAGCTCGAGAGCAATGAGATGGTTAAAATGTCTGCGTATGTGAAATCAATCGCAAACGGACAAAAAACCAATATCGATGTAAAAGCGAACAAACATATGGTTGAGATGATGAAACTCGGACAGCAAGTGTTCGAAGAGCGTCGAGGCGGTCGCGGACTATCATGTAACAACTGCCACAGTGCCGATATCGTCGGTCAGCGTCTACGTATGCAGCCGCTACCTGATTTGGGAGCGAAAGAGACGGCAGCAGCAGGAACATGGCCGGCGTACCGTATGACGCAAAGCCAAATGGTAACGTTGGACAAACGGATGCAGCAATGTATGAAAAATGCTCTTTTGGCTGAAATTCCACTCGGTTCGAAAGAGATTGTTGCTTTGGAAGTATTCGTAACCAACAAAACCAAAGGGAACAATATCAGTGTTCCTAGCGTGAAACGTTAA
- the soxB gene encoding thiosulfohydrolase SoxB, whose amino-acid sequence MDLSRRDFFHIAAALGLGAPALASAASGPKRVDEVGLKDIYSFNARGNVTLLHICDMHAHLKPLYWREPSTLISAPNLTGTPGFLCGESFLKHYGMKGKSLDAYFDTYMNFDAMAHKFGKMGGIAHMKTLINHIKKERGADNVMLLDSGDTWQGTGVALKTKGEAIVKAQNYLGVDVMVGHWEFTYGKTRVKELIEMLNAKFVSQNIIGDDSFADDFEELIFEPYTIMERGGAKIGIIGQSFPFTSTANPKEFTQGWSFGLRLDTLQTYVDKLRKEEKVDCVVVLSHDGFSVDQEVARQVKGIDFILSGHTHDPSPQPTVINGTVIVIAGSHGKYIGRLDIDIKNHKVKGYEYKLIPVAANLIPADPEGEALVKELYSPYDSELSEVLGITKNTLFKRDTFHSTFDQLINDSIIDAMDSDISFTPGYRWGTTVLEGDAITMDHVYDMTAITYPNVYTFELTGKHIRTLLEDIADNVFNANPLYQQGGDMSRLGGVTYEIRVGAASGKRITNIMVGGKPLSDTKVYKVSSWGGNLQNAGSNLKENLTRPVYDVTSAYIRRQKNVNISGNSNVRLVDYDCGCPKKGAKGC is encoded by the coding sequence ATGGATTTATCGCGAAGAGATTTTTTTCACATTGCCGCTGCTTTGGGGTTAGGAGCTCCGGCATTGGCATCCGCTGCTTCGGGGCCAAAAAGGGTTGATGAGGTCGGATTAAAAGACATTTATTCTTTTAATGCACGGGGCAACGTGACATTGTTGCATATCTGTGACATGCATGCCCACCTCAAGCCGCTTTACTGGCGTGAGCCATCGACATTGATTTCAGCGCCGAATTTGACCGGAACACCGGGATTTTTGTGCGGTGAGTCGTTTTTGAAACATTACGGGATGAAGGGCAAAAGTCTGGATGCCTATTTTGACACGTATATGAATTTTGACGCAATGGCGCACAAATTCGGGAAAATGGGGGGGATCGCCCATATGAAAACCCTCATCAACCACATTAAAAAAGAGCGCGGTGCCGATAATGTCATGCTCCTCGATTCGGGGGATACATGGCAGGGGACCGGCGTTGCGTTGAAAACCAAAGGTGAAGCGATCGTCAAAGCACAAAATTACCTCGGTGTCGACGTAATGGTCGGTCACTGGGAATTTACCTACGGTAAAACACGGGTCAAAGAGCTTATCGAAATGCTCAATGCTAAATTCGTCTCTCAAAATATTATCGGTGACGATTCGTTTGCCGATGATTTCGAAGAGCTGATTTTCGAGCCGTATACCATTATGGAGCGCGGCGGTGCGAAAATCGGTATTATCGGTCAGTCGTTCCCGTTCACCTCTACGGCGAACCCGAAAGAGTTTACCCAAGGATGGAGCTTCGGCCTAAGGCTGGATACCCTTCAAACGTATGTCGATAAACTTCGTAAAGAAGAAAAAGTGGACTGTGTCGTTGTCCTTTCCCATGACGGTTTCAGCGTTGACCAAGAGGTTGCGCGCCAGGTCAAAGGGATCGACTTTATCCTCAGCGGCCATACGCATGACCCGTCACCGCAGCCGACCGTTATTAACGGTACGGTGATCGTGATTGCCGGAAGCCACGGTAAATATATCGGACGGCTTGATATCGATATTAAAAACCATAAGGTAAAGGGATACGAGTATAAGCTTATCCCTGTTGCGGCGAACTTGATTCCGGCCGACCCTGAGGGCGAAGCTTTGGTTAAAGAGCTCTATTCACCATATGATTCCGAACTTTCCGAAGTTTTGGGAATTACTAAAAATACGCTGTTTAAACGCGACACGTTCCATTCAACGTTCGATCAGTTGATCAATGACTCTATTATCGATGCGATGGATTCCGACATCTCTTTTACACCGGGATACCGCTGGGGAACTACGGTACTTGAAGGGGATGCGATTACGATGGATCATGTTTATGATATGACCGCGATTACCTATCCGAACGTTTATACGTTCGAGTTGACCGGAAAACATATCCGTACGTTGCTTGAGGATATTGCCGATAACGTATTTAACGCCAATCCGCTTTATCAACAAGGAGGCGATATGAGCCGTTTGGGCGGTGTTACGTATGAAATTCGTGTCGGTGCCGCCAGCGGTAAACGTATTACGAATATTATGGTAGGCGGTAAACCGCTCAGTGACACAAAAGTGTACAAAGTATCATCATGGGGAGGAAATTTGCAAAACGCCGGGTCAAATTTAAAAGAAAACTTAACCCGTCCCGTGTATGATGTCACGTCAGCCTATATCCGTCGTCAGAAAAACGTCAATATCAGCGGAAACAGCAATGTCCGGTTGGTAGATTATGATTGCGGATGTCCGAAAAAAGGTGCGAAAGGGTGCTAA
- a CDS encoding OprD family outer membrane porin, which produces MNIMKISMAAAAACLLATSAHALKTEDRDLKGNNIVEYTKAPGDVNSIKEMFTEGKVYGRLRSNTFWYNSDNEKSTLQDHNVWGLGGSLVYKTGFFHGFGATAGFYGSVPLGSPNVPEGSTTNYGKQGKDIYRTRSDGTEAAMGVVAQAYGEYKISKSNIKLGRQMIESTLLSSNDTKMIPNTFTAAVAETKDIKDTTLRAGYITSEKLRNHQEFHSILAYASLTENDDAATHKGLKIANITRAGEDKDPEMVLVTAENKSIPGLKLEGEYYGINGYFSTVIAEANYKIGLGNDWTLTPGVRYLRQMDDGAGAIGGASLSGKAATTVNGGTTAGRAAYSDASSVDASMWAARLVAAKGPLELQVGYSKIADDADLITPWRGFPTGGYTRSMGQVDWIANTKNWALKATYDFDKAGLVPGLKISADYENMNFDDSKAATTGFTDRDIIHLDAWQTFKSLPNTEFKFRFATIDADPAVGATTDYNSYDEYRFEINYLF; this is translated from the coding sequence ATGAACATAATGAAAATCAGTATGGCGGCAGCAGCTGCATGTCTACTTGCAACGTCGGCGCACGCGCTTAAAACAGAAGATCGTGATCTCAAAGGGAATAATATTGTCGAGTATACAAAAGCGCCGGGTGATGTAAACTCAATCAAAGAGATGTTTACAGAGGGGAAAGTTTACGGACGTCTCCGCTCAAATACGTTTTGGTACAATTCTGATAATGAAAAAAGTACTCTGCAAGATCATAATGTTTGGGGTCTAGGCGGAAGTTTGGTTTATAAAACCGGTTTTTTCCATGGTTTCGGAGCAACGGCAGGTTTCTACGGAAGCGTTCCGCTAGGATCACCTAATGTTCCGGAAGGCTCAACAACAAACTACGGTAAACAAGGAAAAGACATTTATCGTACACGTAGTGACGGTACGGAAGCAGCTATGGGTGTAGTAGCCCAAGCGTACGGGGAATATAAAATCTCGAAAAGTAACATAAAATTGGGTCGACAGATGATCGAAAGTACCCTTCTTTCGTCGAATGATACGAAAATGATTCCGAATACATTTACGGCGGCAGTTGCGGAAACGAAAGATATTAAAGATACGACATTACGTGCAGGGTACATTACCAGTGAAAAATTGAGAAACCACCAAGAATTCCATAGTATTTTGGCGTATGCGTCATTGACGGAAAATGATGATGCTGCTACACACAAAGGGCTTAAAATTGCCAATATCACAAGAGCAGGAGAAGATAAAGATCCTGAAATGGTACTTGTAACGGCTGAAAACAAATCTATTCCGGGATTAAAACTTGAGGGCGAATATTACGGAATCAACGGTTATTTCTCCACGGTTATTGCCGAAGCAAATTATAAAATTGGATTAGGTAATGATTGGACGTTGACACCGGGTGTTCGCTATCTTCGTCAAATGGATGACGGTGCCGGTGCGATCGGTGGAGCATCTTTGAGCGGAAAAGCGGCAACGACCGTAAATGGTGGTACGACTGCGGGACGTGCGGCGTATAGCGATGCTAGCAGTGTCGATGCGAGTATGTGGGCGGCGCGCTTGGTAGCGGCAAAAGGTCCTCTTGAACTACAGGTGGGATATTCTAAAATTGCTGATGATGCCGACCTCATAACTCCGTGGCGTGGATTCCCGACGGGCGGATATACCCGATCAATGGGACAGGTTGATTGGATCGCGAACACTAAAAACTGGGCGCTAAAAGCAACATATGATTTCGACAAAGCGGGTCTTGTCCCTGGATTGAAAATTTCAGCTGATTATGAAAACATGAATTTTGATGATTCAAAAGCGGCAACTACCGGTTTTACCGATCGTGATATTATCCATCTCGATGCATGGCAAACGTTTAAATCACTTCCGAATACGGAGTTCAAATTCCGTTTTGCAACCATCGATGCTGATCCGGCGGTAGGTGCTACAACCGATTACAACTCATACGACGAATACCGTTTCGAAATCAACTACCTCTTCTAA
- a CDS encoding MBL fold metallo-hydrolase, with the protein MKTLLVSFFFAVTSLSAYDYALKPVRVSEDIHCFFGKPEIMDKTNNGNIVNSCYIDAKEGYVVVDTGPSYAYAESAYKAMKKIKSLPVKLVINTHIHDDHWLGNNYFTEQGIRVVGTDDFKVNADMSVPSRMQTHISADAYSKTVPTMPSEMINSDTTLKIGNQTLELKIAKRKAHTAKDMVVFLPKSKVLIAADLVFNDRLPSVRGGDINGWLSALEDLDKLDAVHVVGGHGNRTDKDAARMTREYFTQMRTEIRAAIADGLGIDDTIKKVSMDKYKKYKLYEETHRHNVESSYRVLEWE; encoded by the coding sequence ATGAAAACGTTGTTGGTCTCTTTTTTCTTTGCTGTCACGAGCTTAAGTGCGTATGATTACGCACTTAAGCCTGTACGCGTGAGTGAAGATATCCATTGCTTCTTCGGCAAACCGGAGATTATGGATAAAACCAACAACGGCAACATCGTCAATAGCTGTTACATCGATGCGAAAGAGGGGTACGTGGTCGTCGATACAGGTCCCTCATACGCATACGCCGAGTCTGCCTACAAAGCGATGAAAAAAATCAAATCCCTCCCCGTTAAACTTGTTATAAACACCCATATCCATGATGATCATTGGCTGGGGAACAACTATTTTACCGAGCAGGGAATCCGTGTTGTAGGGACCGATGATTTCAAAGTCAACGCCGATATGAGTGTTCCGAGCCGTATGCAAACTCATATTTCGGCTGATGCTTACTCCAAGACCGTCCCTACGATGCCGAGTGAGATGATCAACAGTGATACGACCCTCAAAATCGGTAATCAAACGCTGGAACTCAAAATTGCCAAACGCAAAGCCCATACGGCGAAAGACATGGTGGTGTTTTTACCTAAATCCAAAGTGTTGATTGCCGCCGATTTGGTGTTTAACGACCGTCTCCCCTCCGTTCGCGGCGGGGATATCAACGGGTGGCTCTCTGCTTTGGAGGATCTGGATAAACTGGACGCGGTACATGTCGTCGGAGGGCATGGCAATCGAACCGATAAAGATGCGGCTCGTATGACACGGGAGTATTTTACGCAGATGCGGACAGAAATTCGTGCCGCAATTGCCGATGGATTGGGTATAGATGACACGATTAAAAAGGTCAGTATGGATAAGTATAAAAAGTATAAACTGTATGAGGAGACGCATCGTCATAATGTCGAATCTTCGTACCGGGTACTGGAATGGGAGTGA
- a CDS encoding DsrE family protein has protein sequence MKRLLMVLGLVSTLAYGDIRFAQPEPSIEKPREVVMGISHGDDESIHHGLSTANNVLKFYGPEKIHLRIVAYYHGIRTLLKSEKEIAVRVRALQQYGVEFVACGNTMETKKITPDQLDDDVEIVSAGIAEVIERATEGAFYIQP, from the coding sequence ATGAAACGACTGCTAATGGTTTTGGGTTTGGTTTCCACCCTTGCGTATGGGGATATTCGTTTTGCACAGCCCGAACCTTCTATTGAAAAACCGCGCGAGGTTGTGATGGGAATTAGCCATGGCGATGATGAATCGATCCATCACGGTCTTAGTACGGCAAATAATGTTCTTAAATTTTATGGTCCGGAGAAGATTCATTTACGGATCGTCGCGTATTATCACGGGATACGCACTTTACTGAAAAGCGAAAAAGAGATTGCGGTACGAGTACGTGCCTTGCAGCAATACGGTGTCGAGTTTGTCGCGTGCGGCAATACGATGGAGACCAAAAAAATCACACCCGATCAGCTCGATGATGATGTCGAAATCGTCAGTGCGGGAATCGCCGAAGTGATCGAACGCGCCACTGAAGGCGCATTTTACATTCAACCTTAG
- a CDS encoding DHH family phosphoesterase produces the protein MPLSLIDSADHIVLVAHKNPDADSLGAACAFYSYLLRSQKKITLFCASSAVNPNLAFLPWFEKITDRFPDNADCIISFDCGSYGRLGIEKELPLINIDHHASNDFYGTHNLVNTHAISTTEVLYDYFVANGIKINGKMALSLYAGLLDDSKCFSASECSAKTFSMAHALIELGADHAVCTEWLYRRGSLASLRVRGSLFKQMKLVLDGQLAVFEIPFVLLEETGASVAECKSAMDEALGMRSVKAALMVVHFPGKGIKLSLRTNGTVNAAAIMAEFGGGGHVKRAGTYLKQENYDELIQTMMVKITKELV, from the coding sequence ATGCCTTTATCCCTGATTGATTCCGCCGACCATATCGTTTTGGTAGCACATAAAAATCCCGATGCCGATTCGCTCGGTGCGGCGTGTGCTTTTTACTCCTATTTACTTCGGAGCCAAAAGAAAATAACCCTTTTTTGTGCTTCATCCGCAGTCAATCCCAATCTCGCTTTTTTGCCGTGGTTTGAGAAAATAACCGACCGTTTTCCTGACAATGCCGACTGTATCATCAGCTTTGACTGCGGAAGCTACGGCCGTCTAGGGATTGAGAAAGAGCTGCCGCTTATCAATATTGACCACCATGCGAGTAACGATTTTTACGGTACCCACAATCTTGTTAATACACATGCGATAAGTACCACCGAAGTACTGTACGATTATTTTGTTGCCAACGGTATAAAAATCAATGGTAAAATGGCACTTTCGCTTTACGCGGGACTGCTCGATGATTCTAAATGTTTTAGCGCTTCCGAATGCAGTGCCAAAACATTTTCGATGGCACACGCTTTGATAGAGCTGGGTGCTGACCATGCGGTATGTACGGAATGGCTGTATCGTCGAGGTTCGCTTGCTTCATTGCGGGTACGCGGAAGTCTCTTTAAGCAGATGAAACTTGTGCTTGATGGGCAATTGGCTGTATTTGAAATCCCTTTTGTATTATTGGAAGAGACTGGAGCCAGTGTAGCCGAGTGCAAGAGTGCTATGGATGAAGCACTGGGAATGCGCAGTGTTAAAGCCGCATTGATGGTTGTCCATTTTCCCGGCAAGGGGATAAAGCTCTCGCTACGAACCAACGGTACCGTAAATGCTGCGGCAATTATGGCGGAATTCGGCGGAGGCGGGCATGTTAAGCGTGCCGGAACGTATCTAAAACAAGAAAATTATGATGAGCTGATCCAAACGATGATGGTGAAGATAACAAAGGAGTTGGTGTGA
- a CDS encoding M23 family metallopeptidase has translation MRRGRKNSGIVGWILVAAVLAALGFMAFSPVFERDDPKVTLSQEGYWNFQDPIHVNVEDVSGLKSYKATISTPHDEWVVVDENNPSHEIKKSFDIRPPKGVRRVDSNSIVLKIEATDNSLWGLFMGNTFKQEYTLVIDQRRPVLSIIANSYKIQKGGSAIVIFKAEDANLESLKIQTNFGKTFIAQPFMKEGYYASLVAWPVQEASFSATVVARDKAGNEVRNAIPLRLKDHVYRVSNIELSDQFLDGKIAELANTYEQTAGVDDRLEQFRIINEKVRADNEKIIHGITSKVSKNMITDFNPVPFYPLVNGQKVADFGDHRIYSYKGQENVSQAYHMGLDLASVAMGPITSSNGGKVVFSQPNGIYGNLPIIDHGFGLYTLYGHCSEVHVQEGDTAAIAQEIAKTGLSGYAMGDHLHFGILVQGIEVRPEEWMDSKWIADNITSVIDNAKAIINQH, from the coding sequence GTGAGAAGAGGCCGAAAGAATTCGGGAATAGTCGGATGGATATTAGTAGCAGCGGTTTTGGCCGCTTTAGGATTTATGGCATTTTCGCCGGTGTTTGAACGGGATGATCCGAAAGTGACCCTTAGTCAAGAGGGGTATTGGAATTTTCAAGATCCTATTCATGTCAATGTGGAAGATGTAAGCGGATTAAAATCTTACAAAGCGACGATTTCAACGCCTCACGACGAGTGGGTCGTTGTGGATGAAAATAATCCGTCGCATGAGATAAAAAAATCATTTGATATCCGTCCGCCAAAAGGGGTACGCAGAGTAGATTCAAATTCGATTGTTTTAAAAATCGAAGCAACGGATAACAGCTTGTGGGGCCTTTTTATGGGGAACACTTTTAAACAAGAGTATACCCTTGTGATCGATCAGCGCCGTCCGGTCCTCTCTATCATTGCAAACTCGTATAAAATTCAAAAAGGGGGATCGGCAATTGTCATTTTTAAAGCGGAAGACGCCAATTTGGAGAGCCTGAAAATTCAAACCAATTTTGGGAAAACGTTTATTGCCCAACCGTTTATGAAAGAGGGATATTACGCTTCACTGGTTGCATGGCCGGTACAGGAAGCTTCGTTTTCCGCAACGGTCGTAGCACGTGATAAAGCGGGAAATGAAGTGCGAAATGCTATTCCTTTACGCCTCAAAGACCATGTTTACCGTGTTTCCAATATCGAACTCAGCGATCAGTTCTTGGACGGTAAAATTGCCGAACTGGCAAACACCTATGAACAGACGGCGGGGGTGGATGACCGGTTGGAACAGTTTCGAATTATCAACGAAAAAGTACGTGCCGATAATGAAAAAATTATCCATGGGATTACCTCGAAAGTATCCAAGAACATGATTACGGACTTTAATCCCGTACCGTTTTATCCGTTGGTAAACGGCCAAAAAGTAGCCGATTTCGGAGATCACCGTATTTATAGCTATAAAGGGCAGGAAAACGTCTCTCAAGCCTACCATATGGGATTGGATCTCGCAAGTGTCGCGATGGGGCCGATAACATCGTCCAACGGCGGGAAAGTGGTGTTTTCACAACCTAACGGGATTTACGGAAATCTGCCGATCATTGATCACGGATTCGGATTGTATACCCTTTATGGCCACTGTTCGGAAGTTCATGTGCAGGAGGGGGATACCGCCGCAATAGCACAAGAAATAGCAAAAACCGGATTAAGCGGTTACGCGATGGGAGATCACCTTCATTTCGGAATTTTGGTTCAGGGGATTGAAGTACGTCCCGAAGAGTGGATGGACAGCAAGTGGATAGCCGATAACATCACCAGCGTTATCGATAACGCCAAGGCTATTATTAACCAACACTGA
- the lpxC gene encoding UDP-3-O-acyl-N-acetylglucosamine deacetylase — MMQTTIGKSVELVGIGLHRGSPVKLRLEPLGVNSGIVFYRSDAGVSIPLIPANVVDTKMATVIGREGVTISTIEHMLSAIYAYGIDNLRVIVDADEIPVMDGSSMSFCMLLEEAGVVAQDTPKKIMRIKKEVIVQEGDKYVKLIPSNGMNYDFTIKFSHPVIDKQSYVLAFTKENYKKEIARARTFGFVHEVQYLRSKGLALGGSLENAVVLDDKKVLNPEGLRFGDEFVRHKILDAIGDMSLIGMNFIGNYEAYAGSHDLNHKLTLALLKDPANYEVVELASAESKELAKAYA; from the coding sequence ATGATGCAGACAACGATTGGAAAAAGTGTTGAACTCGTAGGTATCGGTTTGCACCGGGGCTCCCCTGTAAAATTGCGCCTTGAACCCTTGGGGGTCAACAGCGGTATCGTTTTTTACCGCAGCGACGCGGGGGTATCGATTCCGTTAATCCCCGCGAATGTCGTTGATACGAAAATGGCGACCGTCATCGGACGTGAGGGAGTTACCATTTCGACGATTGAGCACATGCTCTCGGCGATTTATGCGTACGGTATCGATAATCTCCGGGTGATCGTGGATGCGGATGAAATTCCCGTAATGGACGGTTCTTCTATGAGTTTTTGTATGCTTCTCGAAGAAGCGGGAGTCGTTGCTCAGGATACACCGAAAAAAATTATGCGGATCAAAAAAGAGGTGATTGTCCAAGAGGGGGATAAATACGTAAAATTGATCCCCTCCAACGGCATGAATTACGATTTTACGATTAAGTTTTCGCATCCGGTTATCGATAAACAAAGTTACGTACTCGCATTTACGAAAGAGAATTACAAAAAAGAGATTGCGCGCGCGCGAACATTCGGGTTTGTCCATGAAGTACAATACCTTCGATCCAAAGGACTCGCATTGGGCGGAAGTTTGGAAAATGCGGTCGTATTGGATGATAAAAAAGTCCTCAATCCTGAAGGGCTCCGGTTCGGTGATGAGTTTGTCCGTCATAAAATCCTAGATGCAATCGGCGATATGTCGTTGATCGGGATGAATTTTATCGGTAATTACGAAGCGTATGCCGGCAGTCACGACCTTAATCATAAATTGACCCTTGCATTGCTCAAAGATCCGGCAAATTACGAAGTTGTCGAACTCGCCAGTGCGGAATCGAAAGAGTTGGCAAAAGCGTATGCATGA
- the thrB gene encoding homoserine kinase → MFVSVPATSANLGPGFDSLGLAVDLRNQVELVPSRFFAVSIKGEGENNPRLKGNNLFVSIFNEHYRRLTQKRQNFKFTFYNQIPMSRGLGSSSAVIVSAISCAHEAAGVKVSKRRILNHALVYESHPDNITPAVMGGFNAAMVEKQKVFSQQKHLPDYLKAVVVIPNKPISTAKSRTTLPKSYSKENAVFNLSHTAVTVGAFFNEDWEMLRLATQDRFHQKVRMKMLPELFAVQKMAYDNGALMSTLSGSGSTFFNMVYDQDAKMLADKFKAEFSDFEIKILGFDNDGLVVER, encoded by the coding sequence TTGTTCGTTAGTGTACCCGCAACGAGTGCTAATTTAGGACCCGGATTTGATTCATTGGGACTTGCCGTTGATCTTCGTAACCAGGTAGAATTGGTTCCGTCACGATTTTTTGCCGTTTCCATTAAAGGGGAGGGGGAGAATAATCCCCGTCTCAAAGGGAACAATCTGTTCGTCAGTATCTTCAACGAACATTATCGCCGCCTCACCCAAAAACGGCAAAATTTCAAATTTACGTTTTACAACCAAATACCGATGTCTCGCGGGCTAGGAAGCTCATCTGCCGTCATCGTCAGTGCCATAAGCTGTGCTCATGAAGCCGCAGGGGTCAAAGTCTCAAAACGCCGTATCCTCAATCATGCTTTGGTTTATGAGTCCCATCCCGATAATATTACTCCGGCGGTCATGGGGGGATTTAATGCGGCAATGGTAGAGAAACAAAAGGTATTTTCACAGCAAAAACACCTTCCCGATTATCTCAAGGCGGTCGTCGTTATCCCGAATAAGCCGATCTCAACCGCGAAATCACGTACAACCCTTCCAAAGTCGTACAGCAAAGAGAATGCGGTATTCAACCTTTCCCACACTGCGGTAACGGTTGGAGCATTTTTTAACGAAGACTGGGAGATGCTCCGTTTGGCTACCCAAGACCGGTTCCATCAAAAAGTACGGATGAAAATGTTGCCTGAACTGTTTGCCGTTCAAAAAATGGCGTACGACAACGGTGCTTTGATGTCTACTCTCTCAGGGAGCGGATCGACTTTTTTCAATATGGTGTATGACCAGGATGCCAAAATGTTGGCCGATAAATTCAAAGCGGAATTTAGTGATTTCGAGATTAAAATTTTAGGCTTTGACAATGACGGTTTGGTTGTCGAACGATAA
- a CDS encoding DUF448 domain-containing protein produces MCVVCRERFAQVGLLRLQCRNGKLEPYGKEGRSFYMCRSCIEHKKTPGQLSRQCKSGATVELMNRLKEIIVNDG; encoded by the coding sequence ATGTGCGTGGTTTGTCGCGAGCGCTTTGCGCAAGTCGGACTTTTGCGACTTCAATGCCGAAACGGGAAGTTAGAGCCCTACGGCAAGGAAGGAAGAAGTTTTTATATGTGCAGGTCTTGTATCGAGCATAAGAAAACTCCGGGGCAGTTGTCCCGTCAATGCAAGAGCGGTGCGACGGTAGAGCTAATGAATCGGTTAAAGGAGATCATCGTTAATGATGGATAA